A window of Polaribacter litorisediminis contains these coding sequences:
- a CDS encoding tetratricopeptide repeat protein: MSLKQHLFIINFLLISSFSFSQDVSFQEVDSVTYTLYQKERWQQLAAYGKQLAPQKIDYYYYNVRLGIAHYNLGGYYNAISYFKNAINNNTTDFAISYVYYSYINLGQIERAKEIYNQLTEESQRNIKNENRALASVFVESGLKSSNTTFQDDLTYYSFTGLHRFSDKTAIVTNISFINQDSGWETNNQYQLGFFPSYYLSKGRSISLGYVYANNTNKRSAITTGEEFKTNTIITNNAIIANYSKQFHRFRAEGFVQYIHQVKKTTGEVEISESLNNTIFGATVSYALPSVRDRFSFGVNLVYAFGNSNSFMASPFITLRISPKLFFRTVYYTIDHFLYLDKDSNILFVNADTNTQRIAGTFNYILNAKWQVVGTYSNENITNIDPLLNHKLNSFFVGINYHF, encoded by the coding sequence GTGTCACTCAAGCAACATCTATTCATCATAAATTTTTTGCTAATTTCTTCTTTTAGTTTTTCGCAAGATGTTAGTTTTCAGGAAGTAGACTCTGTAACCTATACTTTATATCAAAAGGAACGGTGGCAGCAATTAGCAGCATATGGTAAACAATTGGCTCCGCAAAAAATAGATTATTACTATTATAATGTAAGATTGGGCATTGCGCATTATAATTTAGGAGGATATTACAATGCCATTTCGTATTTTAAAAATGCGATCAATAACAATACTACAGATTTTGCAATTTCTTATGTATACTACTCGTACATTAATCTCGGGCAAATAGAAAGGGCTAAAGAAATCTACAATCAATTAACAGAAGAATCTCAAAGAAATATAAAAAACGAGAATAGAGCATTAGCATCAGTGTTTGTTGAATCGGGTTTAAAAAGCTCGAATACTACATTTCAAGACGATTTAACGTATTATTCTTTCACAGGATTACATCGTTTTTCTGATAAAACAGCTATCGTCACAAATATTAGTTTTATTAATCAAGATAGTGGTTGGGAAACAAATAATCAATATCAATTAGGGTTTTTTCCTTCTTACTATTTATCTAAAGGGCGATCAATTTCTTTAGGATATGTGTATGCTAATAATACCAATAAACGAAGTGCAATAACAACAGGAGAGGAGTTTAAAACGAATACAATTATTACAAATAATGCCATTATAGCAAATTATAGCAAACAATTTCATAGGTTTAGAGCAGAAGGATTTGTGCAATATATCCATCAAGTTAAAAAAACTACGGGAGAGGTAGAGATTTCTGAGTCTTTAAATAATACGATTTTTGGTGCTACCGTTTCTTATGCTTTGCCTAGTGTAAGGGATCGTTTTTCTTTTGGAGTAAATTTAGTTTATGCTTTCGGGAACTCAAATTCTTTTATGGCTAGCCCTTTCATCACCCTAAGAATCTCTCCAAAATTATTTTTTAGAACTGTGTATTATACGATTGATCATTTCTTGTACTTAGATAAAGATTCTAATATTTTATTTGTAAATGCTGATACAAATACACAGCGAATAGCAGGGACTTTTAACTATATTTTAAATGCAAAATGGCAAGTTGTAGGAACCTATTCCAACGAGAATATTACGAATATTGATCCTTTGTTAAATCATAAATTGAATTCCTTTTTTGTGGGTATTAATTATCATTTTTAA
- a CDS encoding tetratricopeptide repeat protein: MKNTKTIIFLTILLLSVSLHAQNEQITDAFEQSYIHENAEQYDLAISDLQAVYLPSSYEINLRLGWLHYLADKTKASIEYYKKSAEILPAATEPLWAVITVYNKLENWVAIEKAYLSILKLDAKNTTANYQLGLIYYYRKDFIKAKKYFDVSLNLIPFNYNYLLMSGWTNYFLGNKNNASILFHKVLLYSPKDTSALEGLSLLK; this comes from the coding sequence ATGAAAAATACTAAAACTATCATCTTTCTAACAATACTCTTATTATCGGTCTCATTGCACGCTCAAAATGAACAAATAACCGATGCTTTTGAACAATCTTACATTCATGAAAATGCTGAGCAATATGACCTAGCCATCTCTGATTTACAAGCCGTTTATTTACCTAGCTCTTACGAAATAAATTTGCGTCTAGGCTGGTTGCACTATTTAGCGGATAAAACAAAAGCATCTATAGAATACTATAAAAAATCAGCTGAAATTTTACCAGCAGCGACAGAGCCTTTATGGGCAGTAATTACTGTATATAACAAATTAGAAAACTGGGTCGCTATCGAGAAGGCATACTTGTCTATACTAAAATTAGATGCTAAAAATACGACAGCTAATTATCAATTAGGATTGATCTACTATTATCGAAAAGATTTTATAAAGGCTAAAAAATATTTTGATGTATCACTAAATCTCATACCTTTTAATTATAATTACTTATTAATGAGCGGCTGGACGAATTACTTTTTAGGCAATAAAAACAATGCCTCAATTTTATTTCACAAAGTACTTCTATACAGTCCAAAAGACACTTCGGCATTAGAAGGCTTGTCTTTGCTTAAGTAA
- a CDS encoding tetratricopeptide repeat protein: MKKLVITFLCTLLFSTTISAQSESSKAYSKSYELEAAKDYKQAIVEMEKIYAESSYDMNLRLGWLHYMAGDFFKSQKYYDKAIEIAKNSVEARLGLIYPLSAMQNWNNVLQTYLDIVSIDAHNSTANYQIAVIYFIRQDYQKALKFANNVHTLYPFDYNSNVLIGKIKIKLGDISGAKRHLNRALNYSPTSQEVLYLLSTL, translated from the coding sequence ATGAAAAAACTAGTGATTACTTTTTTATGCACACTTTTGTTTAGTACAACTATTTCAGCTCAGTCTGAGAGCTCTAAAGCTTACTCTAAAAGTTATGAATTAGAAGCCGCCAAAGATTATAAACAAGCCATTGTAGAAATGGAAAAAATATATGCCGAAAGTTCTTATGACATGAATTTGCGTTTGGGATGGTTACATTATATGGCTGGCGATTTTTTTAAATCGCAAAAATACTACGATAAAGCAATTGAAATAGCTAAGAATTCGGTTGAAGCAAGATTAGGATTGATTTATCCATTATCTGCCATGCAAAACTGGAATAATGTTTTACAAACCTATTTAGACATTGTTTCTATTGATGCTCATAATAGTACTGCAAATTATCAAATAGCAGTGATATACTTCATACGACAGGATTACCAAAAAGCATTGAAATTTGCAAATAATGTGCATACATTATATCCTTTTGATTACAATTCGAATGTATTAATTGGAAAAATAAAAATTAAGCTTGGAGATATTTCAGGAGCTAAAAGGCACTTAAATAGAGCTTTAAATTATAGTCCTACTTCTCAAGAAGTTTTATATTTGTTATCAACTTTGTAA